A genomic region of Zygotorulaspora mrakii chromosome 7, complete sequence contains the following coding sequences:
- a CDS encoding uncharacterized protein (similar to Saccharomyces cerevisiae FMP45 (YDL222C) and YNL194C; ancestral locus Anc_2.55), producing MRGEKFVQVLNLLFLLGAGLLGFFLILSGGKSGGVLDGFYWFEADTSGFNDAPQLTRWYNYDWCAVRDNQVTNCSSRAPATAFSPRDNFGRSNEMPTTFLDNRNAYYYLSRVGWAMLLIGLFYIVLSIIPAIVLLFKSSVAMHIWHNLAIWAALLFVLLSACLYTGCYVKARSGFNSEGRHSKLGAKMFAFIWTTSFLLMWNAAWAVAGAVLSKRDRYNAYGRGEVYGTGATYNSSSSDGHMDKSTYNSEQQHNRGRFFTRLGAKNKSANPATTAEPDEVEYTTTDYVTQPATEANRTEQVPSAV from the coding sequence ATGAGAGGAGAAAAGTTTGTACAAGTACTGAATTTACTCTTTCTTTTGGGCGCCGGGCTGCTAGgcttttttttgattctttcgGGCGGCAAATCTGGCGGGGTACTGGATGGCTTCTATTGGTTTGAAGCCGATACTAGCGGATTTAATGATGCCCCACAACTAACCAGATGGTATAACTATGACTGGTGTGCGGTTCGAGACAACCAGGTGACAAATTGTTCATCCAGAGCTCCCGCCACGGCTTTTTCGCCAAGGGACAATTTTGGGAGAAGCAATGAAATGCCGACTACGTTTTTGGACAATAGAAACGCTTATTACTACTTGTCGAGGGTCGGCTGGGCCATGTTGTTGATTGGACTTTTCTATATAGTACTGTCGATCATTCCAGCTATTGTTCTTTTGTTCAAGTCCTCAGTAGCCATGCACATATGGCATAATTTAGCCATATGGGCGGCTCTCTTATTTGTATTGCTCAGTGCGTGCCTGTACACGGGCTGTTACGTTAAGGCGCGGTCAGGCTTCAATAGCGAGGGAAGACACTCCAAATTGGGAGCCAAAATGTTTGCGTTTATTTGGACTACGTCATTTCTGCTCATGTGGAATGCCGCCTGGGCGGTCGCCGGAGCTGTTCTTTCGAAACGCGACAGGTACAACGCCTACGGACGTGGGGAGGTGTATGGCACTGGTGCGACATATAATTCCAGCTCTAGCGACGGTCACATGGACAAATCGACATACAATAGTGAACAGCAACATAATCGCGGAAGATTTTTTACGAGGTTGGGAGCTAAAAACAAGTCAGCAAACCCTGCAACAACGGCTGAACCTGATGAGGTTGAATATACAACCACTGATTATGTAACCCAACCCGCCACAGAGGCGAACAGAACAGAACAGGTTCCTTCAGCAGTTTAA
- the CDC13 gene encoding telomere-binding protein CDC13 (similar to Saccharomyces cerevisiae CDC13 (YDL220C); ancestral locus Anc_2.56) — MHDARGNLSSRIDQVLVLTGLKHDEKSFALKLEKFADGKRDTIPYLAELSYNDKNSRRLARLVLLLMCQLFELRIDGLDSDYAFDLDDIHHTKLCLVKIAGLPGRIDKYYHIEPEEITPIDMDRAVEYAQNRQDTTYGMLIHDILGNLIEMNDDVRNTFQFDKLRNYDCTISDFIRSLRRSKVKQEEISLMRNPIFDVMRSTTTCEESLNDFNSQLASNETLDSSNNLDHGEETDLSSYAEISQETPHKRMKLVQSKNLIDVESIQNCLLGTEKTLFGKIFGIYPPKVKVGQKLSTIHLYFIPKGWPYDSTQLLIPNVNCIEIAVLENSGLFEIFTALLQNSYGFDEKLMLNDFSITIERVEKELKDDLLTAAWSLVEIGDEDLIKDLKIPKSVQLSKKDPFISLSELSLTTHDVKFVNIIGLLVSCSFESPSFVKMVLTDFTETKIPQKYLLDPFLIDFDNKLHSNMGVRAIMYPDKFEDFDNLIKREFRGKSIKDMFLPGAGCNISHRGIACKFLLRVNIYGGKLNAIVRECEPITCRMKKHVDNNNSEEKNLLNQLYARAFNSIPLPSIRKFLQFYSTCFPYDEAEEDPNGLIIKNSKFHSSNEAAIRLLPSIHLDDLKEYKLEQEADITLLNQSTDLNILHEVEGQVISINYDQTRLEILITNSIFQKDFIDPERVARIEIFGAQNLNYFFNNGRTEVDQQSIDALKEIAVGEELKFKIVRGIIPLYTKRGQQSGLMFWSPIELTMLEIKSQLDSCGGASLKEEEHDGLLQSLMTFSSKAKFGNPTPH, encoded by the coding sequence ATGCACGATGCCAGGGGAAATCTGTCATCAAGGATTGATCAGGTTCTAGTCCTTACAGGTTTAAAGCATGATGAGAAGTCTTTTGCCTTGAAATTAGAGAAGTTTGCTGATGGAAAACGCGACACCATACCTTACTTAGCCGAGCTTTCTTACAATGATAAGAATTCAAGACGTTTAGCTAGGTTGGTTTTGTTGCTAATGTGTCAGCTATTCGAGCTCCGAATAGATGGACTCGATTCGGACTATGCATTTGACCTGGACGATATACACCACACGAAGCTATGTCTCGTGAAAATAGCAGGACTTCCCGGGAGGATAGACAAGTACTATCATATAGAACCAGAGGAGATCACACCAATAGACATGGACAGAGCAGTCGAGTATGCACAGAATAGACAAGACACCACATATGGTATGTTAATTCACGATATATTGGGAAATCTAATTGAAATGAATGATGACGTGCGtaatacttttcaatttgataaacTACGAAATTACGATTGCACTATTTCCGACTTTATAAGAAGTTTGCGCAGAAGTAAAGTGAAGCAAGAGGAGATCAGTTTGATGAGGAATCCAATTTTTGACGTAATGCGTTCTACAACCACTTGTGAGGAGTCTTTGAACGACTTTAATTCTCAACTAGCTTCGAATGAAACACTTGACTCATCAAATAATCTCGACCACGGTGAGGAAACCGATTTATCAAGCTATGCTGAAATTTCGCAAGAGACTCCGCataaaagaatgaaacTCGTTCAAAGCAAAAATCTCATTGATGTTGAATCAATTCAAAACTGCCTATTAGGAACtgaaaaaactttatttggaaaaatatTTGGTATATACCCACCAAAGGTCAAAGTAGGGCAAAAATTGAGTACTATCCATCTGTATTTTATACCAAAAGGGTGGCCCTACGACAGTACACAATTGCTGATACCTAATGTCAATTGTATTGAAATAGCAGTCCTTGAAAATAGTGGGCTCTTCGAAATATTCACAGCGCTTTTACAGAACAGCTATGGCTTTGACGAAAAGCTGATGCTAAACGATTTTTCAATCACTATTGAAAGGGTCGAAAAAGAGCTGAAAGATGACCTACTTACGGCCGCATGGTCATTAGTTGAAATTGGAGACGAAGATTTGataaaagatttgaaaattcctAAAAGTgttcaactttcaaagaaagatcCATTTATCTCATTGTCTGAACTAAGCTTGACCACGCATGATGTTAAATTCGTGAATATAATTGGCTTGCTGGTGTCCTGCAGCTTTGAAAGTCCCTCTTTTGTTAAAATGGTCCTTACAGACTTTACAGAGACTAAAATTCCACAAAAGTATTTGCTTGACCCATTTTTAATCGATTTCGACAATAAGTTACACTCAAATATGGGTGTAAGGGCAATAATGTATCCGgataaatttgaagattttgacaACTTGATCAAAAGGGAATTCAGAGGCAAATCGATCAAGGACATGTTTTTACCAGGTGCAGGCTGCAACATTTCACACAGAGGAATCGCTTGCAAATTTTTGCTTAGGGTGAATATCTATGGTGGCAAGTTAAATGCCATAGTAAGAGAATGCGAACCAATAACATGCAGGATGAAGAAACACGTAGACAATAACAACAgcgaagaaaaaaatcttctaaATCAGTTATATGCTCGCGCTTTCAATAGTATTCCCCTACCCTCCATACGAAAGTTTTTGCAGTTCTATTCAACGTGCTTCCCGTATGACGAGGCCGAAGAAGATCCCAATGGactaataataaaaaattctaAATTCCACTCTAGTAATGAGGCGGCAATCCGTTTGTTACCCTCTATCCATCTAGACGACTTGAAAGAGTACAAGTTGGAACAGGAGGCCGATATAACTCTCTTAAATCAAAGCACTGATTTAAACATCCTCCACGAGGTGGAAGGCCAGGTCATCTCCATCAATTATGACCAAACTAGACTAGAAATACTTATTACAAACTctattttccaaaaagacTTCATCGATCCCGAACGAGTAGCTcgaattgaaattttcggTGCTCAAAACCtgaattattttttcaacaatggCAGAACTGAGGTCGACCAACAGAGTATCGATGCTCTGAAGGAGATTGCCGTGGGCGAAGAGTTGAAATTCAAGATAGTGCGCGGGATAATCCCTCTTTATACCAAGAGAGGCCAGCAATCTGGTCTGATGTTTTGGTCCCCGATAGAGCTTACCATGCTGGAGATCAAGTCGCAACTAGACTCATGCGGCGGTGCATCGTTGAAGGAGGAAGAACATGACGGCTTGTTGCAATCTTTGATGACTTTCTCGTCAAAGGCAAAATTTGGCAACCCAACTCCTCATTAG
- a CDS encoding uncharacterized protein (similar to Saccharomyces cerevisiae YNL193W; ancestral locus Anc_2.57) has translation MKVKGAKKSKNKLGQRQLINCEDYYVEATGYEEQGERWMLSDIKKTLRFYLKAYEIYEAGLRAPGATLKGTYDIMYNETRLFLQIYTSYVANSGYMNLLQYVHLEDLPMIHTLTIPLTEIVNKFEEVFEKFSQVRTWDLESNLLTCYLLLLESTDEYRLNAGDLIRLAKKFIELALHSLDFQVIELQKFESTESEDERAVNEEPNDSQPSDDMVDYMEQADQITLETISEVLVGGFKFVQVLMEIIVESRLGIARDVALTPMEANRVEDLIISFTHQLNNRYAAICSSFKLEEEELAVVLEINKGIEIVSHGDLTAIEPYITDSFTDINIHLLLGKVDVLSFTISCLDSTENFDTEWKLCTLLNKLLTSAAAKLSSIRNNIISGKTKNASDQLSHIVFQLCDVTINSSDNELRRWQIKANASGDNAAKTMEILMRNAKTLLTNALKISEKSCGMEENIVDKLKRNYIYNQAQARVSMLTSPKESDTSQISELVAEHPFYNALYKV, from the coding sequence ATGAAGGTGAAAGGTGCCAAGAAGTCCAAAAATAAGCTCGGGCAGCGGCAACTTATCAACTGCGAGGACTACTACGTTGAGGCCACTGGATATGAAGAACAGGGAGAGCGTTGGATGCTTTCAGACATCAAAAAGACTTTAAGGTTCTATTTAAAGGCCTACGAGATTTACGAAGCTGGCCTTAGAGCACCAGGAGCTACTTTGAAGGGCACATATGACATCATGTACAATGAAACGCGCCTTTTCCTACAGATCTACACATCGTACGTTGCAAATAGTGGATATATGAATCTGCTACAGTATGTACATTTAGAAGACCTACCAATGATACATACTCTAACTATCCCGTTGACTGAAATTGTCAACAAATTTGAGGaggtttttgaaaagtttagTCAAGTTCGTACCTGGGACTTGGAGTCCAATTTATTAACTTGCTATTTACTGTTGTTAGAATCAACTGATGAATATCGACTGAACGCTGGAGACTTGATTCGGTTAGCAAAGAAGTTCATAGAGCTAGCTCTTCATTCTTTGGATTTTCAAGTAATCGAGCTTcagaaatttgaatcaacagaatctgaagatgaaagagcAGTTAATGAGGAGCCCAACGACTCCCAACCAAGCGACGACATGGTCGACTACATGGAGCAGGCGGATCAAATCACTTTGGAAACAATTTCAGAAGTGTTAGTTGGAGGTTTCAAGTTTGTTCAAGTCCTAATGGAGATCATAGTAGAGAGCAGACTTGGAATTGCAAGAGATGTGGCGCTCACCCCCATGGAGGCAAATCGAGTCGAGGACCTCATAATATCATTTACACATCAATTGAACAATCGTTATGCAGCTATTTGCTCTTCCTTCAAGCTTGAGGAGGAGGAGCTCGCCGTCGTTTTGGAGAtaaataaaggaattgaaattgTCTCTCACGGCGATTTAACTGCCATTGAACCCTATATAACCGACAGCTTCACCGACATTAACATCCATTTACTACTAGGCAAAGTTGATGTCTTATCGTTCACTATTAGCTGTCTAGATTCaacagaaaattttgacaCCGAATGGAAGTTGTGCACATTGCTGAACAAACTTTTAACGTCGGCAGCGGCGAAATTGTCTTCGATACGAAACAATATAATATCAGGGAAGACAAAAAATGCAAGTGATCAGTTGAGTCATATCGTGTTTCAGCTGTGTGATGTAACTATCAATTCTTCAGACAATGAGCTAAGAAGATGGCAAATAAAGGCAAATGCTTCTGGCGATAATGCAGCCAAAACAATGGAGATCCTTATGAGAAATGCAAAAACCCTTTTGACTAACGCACTGAAAATCTCCGAAAAATCTTGCGGCATGGAAGAGAATATCGTAGACAAGTTGAAGAGAaactatatatataacCAGGCCCAGGCTAGAGTCAGTATGCTTACATCTCCCAAAGAGTCTGACACTTCACAGATTTCTGAACTAGTTGCCGAGCACCCATTCTATAATGCCCTGTATAAAGTTTAA
- the CHS1 gene encoding chitin synthase I (similar to Saccharomyces cerevisiae CHS1 (YNL192W); ancestral locus Anc_2.58): MEHRDNFHYGNSSANNSNEHENYNLSDIDPISDYMDDAYQDHPHSNNRHQPQSHSGQQPQYHDDGRHNGLYRDHGYTDNTYDNFVNPLPSDPNLQSNTAYNDAFIANAPQSIPSINVVQHTPDVTQNTIFMNARTDVPAPVSGSAPYFNDEEYYYRNQHQAGGSSMGSTSDLDDLGDQSERPILNHQRQDVNAFSYHQDPVTIGNYLHNEQSYDDPEGGYVDQRGDDYQINTYLDRDGEMVDPYQAGPQESDTRYMNYDHQPKQKSYAQNELIREGEDLSNSSIGEYSHRDLGEYDDITTLDRMNYTASGVPASSSSSSLNSRDKDLTKDEMKRVPTRTPTIMRKFKLWRGNFVFDSPVSQSLLKQYSNATSNEISNEFKFMRYQAVTCEPNQLAAKNFTVRQLKYLTPRRTEMMIVITMYNEDHILLGRTLKGVMDNIKCMVRKKNSSTWGPDAWKKIVVCVVSDGRSKISEKSLALMSALGCYQDGFAKDEINGKKVAMHVYEHTTMMNVTNITSDGIELSAGTNTVPVQLLFCLKEQNQKKINSHRWAFEGFAELLQPDIVTLLDAGTMTGKDSIYQLWREFRNPQVGGACGEIKAELGRGFKHLLNPLVASQNFEYKMSNILDKTTESNFGFITVLPGAFSAYRFEAVKGQPLQKYFYGESMEDKGFHIFSSNMYLAEDRILCFELVTKKNSNWILKYCRSSYASTDVPERVPEFILQRRRWLNGSFFAGVYSFFHFHRIWTSGHNVWRKIMLSIEFFYLLLNTIISWFSLSSFFLVFRILTLSIALTYHSAFSILSVIFYWLYGICLISTFILSLGNKPQSTEWFYVATCIFFAVLMIYMIFCSIFMSVRSFENILDAGSITFRGLLMQETFRDMVVSLGSTYCLYWLSSIIYLQPWHMLTSFVQYILLSPSYVNVLNIYAFCNVHDISWGTKGSSAKPLGKINAKEDGTFKMEILVSAEEIQSNYDKHLHILEQSPEENEEKDVPFEEQKAGYYAKIRSLVIIFWVLTNFVVVAVVLEAGGIGDYIAMRPNNQAANPDGTAERAVITTKASIYFTIILWIVAFMALIRFIGCALYMSSRLIKRLTFK; this comes from the coding sequence ATGGAGCACCGCGATAATTTTCATTATGGCAACTCGAGTGCTAATAATAGCAATGAACACGAGAATTACAACCTATCCGATATAGATCCCATATCTGACTATATGGATGATGCTTATCAAGATCATCCCCATTCTAATAATAGACACCAACCTCAAAGTCATAGCGGTCAGCAACCCCAATATCACGACGATGGACGTCATAATGGACTCTATCGTGATCATGGGTATACAGATAACACGTATGATAACTTCGTGAATCCGCTTCCCAGTGATCCCAATTTGCAGAGTAACACAGCATACAATGACGCCTTTATTGCAAATGCGCCACAAAGCATTCCATCCATCAATGTTGTACAACACACGCCAGACGTAACTCAAAACACGATTTTCATGAATGCAAGAACAGATGTTCCCGCTCCCGTCAGTGGCTCTGCGCCTTACTTCAATGATGAGGAATATTACTATCGTAATCAGCATCAAGCAGGTGGATCTAGTATGGGATCTACGTCAGATTTGGACGATTTAGGAGACCAATCAGAACGTCCCATATTGAATCATCAAAGACAAGACGTAAATGCGTTTAGCTATCATCAAGATCCAGTTACTATAGGTAACTACCTTCATAATGAGCAGAGTTATGATGATCCTGAGGGTGGCTACGTTGATCAACGTGGAGACGATTATCAGATTAATACATATTTAGACAGAGATGGTGAGATGGTGGATCCTTATCAAGCAGGTCCACAAGAGAGCGACACCAGGTACATGAATTATGATCATCAACCTAAGCAGAAGAGTTACGCGCAGAACGAACTCATCAGAGAGGGAGAGGATTTAAGTAATAGCAGTATTGGAGAGTACTCGCATAGAGATCTTGGAGAATATGATGACATTACAACCCTTGATAGAATGAACTACACAGCAAGTGGTGTGCCTGcttcctcctcttcctcttcccTGAATTCAAGAGATAAAGATCTCACTAAGgatgaaatgaaaagagtacCTACGAGAACCCCTACGATAATGCGAAAATTTAAACTTTGGAGAGGTAATTTTGTGTTTGATTCACCAGTGAGTCAATCATTACTGAAACAATATTCAAATGCAACATCgaatgaaatttcaaatgaattCAAGTTTATGAGATATCAAGCAGTAACTTGCGAACCAAATCAGTTGGCCGCAAAAAACTTTACAGTAAGGCAATTGAAATACCTAACGCCACGGAGGACTGAAATGATGATTGTCATTACAATGTACAATGAGGATCACATATTGTTGGGAAGAACTTTGAAGGGTGTTATGGATAACATCAAATGTATGGTTCGTAAGAAGAATTCAAGTACATGGGGGCCTGATGCATGGAAGAAAATTGTCGTATGTGTAGTATCAGATGGCCGTTCAAAGATtagtgaaaaatctttagCATTAATGAGTGCATTGGGTTGTTATCAAGATggttttgcaaaagatgaaattaaTGGGAAAAAAGTTGCAATGCATGTGTACGAACATACAACTATGATGAATGTTACGAATATTACGAGTGATGGCATAGAACTTTCAGCAGGCACGAATACAGTACCCGTTCAGCTTTTGTTTTGCCTGAAagaacaaaatcaaaagaagatcaaTTCACATAGATGGGCATTCGAAGGATTTGCGGAACTATTACAACCTGATATCGTGACGCTGTTGGATGCGGGAACTATGACTGGTAAGGATTCAATTTATCAACTATGGAGGGAATTCCGTAATCCGCAGGTTGGTGGGGCGTGTGGCGAAATAAAAGCTGAATTAGGAAGGGGCTTCAAACATCTATTAAACCCTTTAGTGGCTTcacaaaattttgaatataaaatGTCAAATATTCTGGATAAAACGACggaatcaaattttggGTTCATAACGGTATTGCCTGGTGCATTCTCTGCATATAGATTTGAAGCTGTAAAAGGTCAGCCATTGCAGAAGTATTTCTATGGTGAAAGTATGGAGGATAAGGgtttccatattttttcctcGAATATGTACTTGGCTGAGGATCGTATTTTGTGTTTCGAACTGGTAACGAAGAAAAATAGCAACTGGATTTTGAAGTATTGTAGAAGTTCGTACGCATCTACAGATGTTCCTGAGCGTGTACCCGAATTCATACTTCAAAGAAGACGTTGGTTAAATGgttcattttttgctggtgtatattctttttttcattttcacaGGATATGGACTAGTGGGCATAATGTTTGGAGGAAGATTATGTTAAGCATTGAGTTCTTCTATCTACTTCTAAACACAATAATTTCGTGGTTTTCATTAAGCTCTTTCTTCCTCGTATTCAGAATATTGACACTATCTATTGCCTTAACGTACCACTCTGCGTTCAGTATTCTATCCGTGATATTCTACTGGTTGTACGGAATATGTTTAATCTCAACTTTTATTTTATCTCTAGGGAATAAGCCACAAAGTACAGAATGGTTTTATGTGGCAACCTGTATTTTCTTTGCAGTTCTGATGATATACATGATTTTCTGCAGTATTTTCATGAGTGTAAGATCGTTTGAAAATATCTTAGATGCCGGCTCCATAACGTTTAGAGGCTTGTTGATGCAAGAGACTTTTAGAGATATGGTGGTGTCACTTGGCTCAACATACTGTCTTTATTGGTTGAGCTCGATTATCTATCTCCAACCATGGCACATGCTGACCAGTTTTGTGCAATACATTTTATTAAGTCCGTCATACGTGAATGTGTTGAACATCTACGCATTTTGTAATGTTCACGACATTTCTTGGGGTACTAAAGGTTCATCAGCTAAGCCTTTGGGTAAGATTAACGCCAAGGAAGATGGTACCTTCAAGATGGAAATTTTGGTCTCcgctgaagaaattcaatcGAATTATGACAAACATTTGCATATTTTAGAACAATCGCCGGAAGAGAATGAGGAGAAAGATGTGCCATTCGAAGAACAAAAGGCTGGTTACTATGCCAAGATTCGTTCCCTAGTAATAATTTTCTGGGTCTTGACCAATTTTGTGGTGGTTGCCGTTGTCTTAGAGGCAGGTGGAATCGGTGACTACATTGCAATGCGACCAAACAATCAGGCGGCAAACCCCGATGGCACAGCAGAAAGAGCCGTTATTACGACCAAAGCATCCATATACTTTACAATTATACTGTGGATTGTTGCATTCATGGCGCTCATCAGATTCATCGGGTGTGCACTATACATGTCGAGCAGGCTAATCAAGAGGCTGACTTTTAAATAG
- the DTD1 gene encoding D-tyrosyl-tRNA(Tyr) deacylase (similar to Saccharomyces cerevisiae DTD1 (YDL219W); ancestral locus Anc_2.59), with amino-acid sequence MKIVLQKVSQASVVVDSKIISSIKHGYMLLVGISTEDTIEDVQKLSKKVVNLRIFEDDQNAMWKRNIKEVSGEILSVSQFTLMARTAKGTKPDFHMAQKGSLAKELYEKFLQLLRESIGDAKVQDGQFGAMMSCSLVNEGPVTIILET; translated from the exons ATGAAGATAGTTCTGCAGAAAGTGAGTCAAGCCAGTGTTGTGGTAGATTCGAAGATAATTTCCAG CATTAAGCATGGATACATGTTATTAGTGGGAATATCCACCGAAGACACCATAGAGGATGTGCAAAAACTCTCGAAAAAAGTCGTCAATCTCAGaatctttgaagatgatcaaaACGCGATGTGGAAAAGGAACATAAAAGAGGTAAGCGGTGAGATCTTATCCGTTTCACAGTTCACATTAATGGCTAGGACAGCAAAAGGTACCAAGCCGGACTTTCATATGGCTCAGAAAGGTTCTTTGGCAAAGGAACTCTatgaaaagtttcttcAGTTACTGAGAGAAAGCATAGGAGATGCTAAGGTTCAAGACGGTCAATTCGGCGCAATGATGAGCTGTTCTCTTGTCAATGAAGGACCAGTCACAATCATTTTGGAAACGTGA
- the DUG3 gene encoding glutamine amidotransferase subunit DUG3 (similar to Saccharomyces cerevisiae DUG3 (YNL191W); ancestral locus Anc_2.60), protein MCRFLIFKGKEPIKLSHLLTRPAHSIINQSFDSRLRLDRRSPVNGDGFGVAYYPMDAELDQDGPCIFKAITPAWNNENLSKLAEKTKSDLVFAHVRASTYGVLSETNCHPFTYHSLCFMHNGGIGNFQKIKRVLLNHIGDEYLNFLQGSTDSECAFALFLDTLEKLGCDPKSKQGHFRHEVLREAILRTVGYIRDWTKEASGSAQRVEPSLLNFAVTDGSTVVVSRYITSKTDEAASLHFGCGSSFVETSPGEYRMERLNRNQDVIMVASEPLTFERGDWTAVPTNSILTIKKQTILIHPIIDEYYQADPLYSRSSKLAEDKGLMGSVPLPKSVEKNVPPLGREGRSRPLSATAHLL, encoded by the coding sequence ATGTGTcgttttttgatatttaaGGGCAAAGAGCCTATCAAATTATCGCATTTACTGACTAGGCCGGCACACTCAATCATAAACCAATCATTTGACAGTCGACTACGTCTTGACAGAAGAAGTCCTGTGAACGGAGATGGATTTGGTGTTGCTTACTACCCCATGGATGCTGAGCTAGATCAAGATGGGCCATGTATCTTCAAAGCGATCACGCCTGCGTGGAATAACGAAAATTTGTCGAAACTCGCAGAGAAGACTAAATCAGACTTGGTATTCGCCCACGTAAGGGCATCTACTTACGGAGTGTTATCCGAAACGAACTGTCATCCGTTTACGTACCACAGCCTATGTTTCATGCACAACGGTGGTATCGGAAACTTCCAAAAGATCAAGCGTGTGTTGTTGAACCACATTGGAGATGAGtacttgaattttttgcaagGTAGCACAGACTCTGAGTGCGCATTCGCACTATTCTTAGATACACTGGAAAAACTGGGTTGCGACCCCAAGAGCAAGCAGGGTCATTTCCGCCACGAAGTACTAAGAGAAGCCATTCTCAGAACCGTCGGCTACATACGAGATTGGACCAAAGAGGCAAGCGGCTCGGCACAGCGTGTAGAACCATCGCTGCTCAATTTCGCAGTGACAGATGGATCCACAGTGGTGGTGTCTCGCTACATCACTTCCAAGACCGATGAGGCCGCTTCGCTGCACTTCGGCTGCGGTTCAAGCTTCGTCGAAACGTCCCCAGGCGAGTACCGCATGGAAAGACTGAACAGAAACCAGGACGTTATCATGGTTGCCTCTGAGCCGCtcacttttgaaagaggtGACTGGACCGCTGTGCCCACAAACAGCATTTTGACGATCAAAAAGCAAACCATCTTGATCCATCCAATCATCGACGAGTACTACCAAGCAGATCCACTGTATTCCAGAAGCTCGAAGCTTGCCGAGGACAAGGGTCTGATGGGATCTGTCCCGCTACCCAAATCTGTAGAAAAGAATGTCCCCCCACTCGGGAGGGAGGGTCGTTC